The stretch of DNA TGGGTTACCGGATTGACGGGAATTGGAATTAGGAACTGCTGCGATGTGGTCATTGTGGAGGGGGTTGCGCGCAGATCCGAAGCCACCATGGACAGAATGCCGTTGGCCGAGATTTGACGGCTGGCGGTCTGGTTGCTTTTCAGGCCGGCGGGGATCAATCCGAAGATTGCAATCAGGCAAAACGCGGCGATGCCCAGCGCCAGGGTTACTTCGACCAGTGAAAAACCTGACTGTCTCTCGCAGAGGCGCGGAGGCGCAGAGGAAAGTCGGGAACTATTTTTTGGAGTTGGCACAAGCGGCCTCCATCTCCCTGAAAAGGGGGAAGACAAGGGGGTTTTGTTAGCCGCGAAAAGGCGTCCGCCACAGGACGGATTCGCCGTGGTGAACAAAAAACGCAAAAATAGGACAGGTTTATCGCAGATGGACGCGGAGGAACACGGATTGAGTTTTTCTTTTTTAAACGGGAGCGCGGGCATCCTGCCCGGCAGCCCTGCATTTATTCTATGGATCACTTCTAAAAACAACCGAGAGGCAGGATGCCTCTCGGAGCGGGCGGGACGCCCGCGCTCCTGTAGAATCCAAATCCTGTCCAATAATGTTTCGGGCGTTTTCATCGTCTGTAAATTTTTACGTTGCCGGCGATTCCGGTGATCTGGATCGCCGCCACGTTTTTATTGTTGGCGTCCACCGTCGTGCCGTGGGTCGGCTGCAGGCCAATCTCGAGAATCGGCTGCAGTGATTGGGTGATGTCGTTTAACCTTGCCTCACCCCGGGGACTGAATTGGATGGCTGTCTTAAATGTATATTGTGTGGTTCCCCCCAATGGATATTGAAATTGCGCCAGTGTCGTGCCTGTTCCCGTGTCGATGTCCCCGATCTGCCATACGGGCGATCCATTCGTATTGACATAGGGGCGCGTGTCCAACGTTACCCCGGTTCCACTTCCGATCGGAAATGTTGCATTGCCCGCCGTCGCCTTTTTCAAATGCATGTTATCAATCTTCACCAATTTACCGACTTGAAGCAGCGATGAGGTCGCAAGTGTTGTTGTTGTCGTGATGTTTGAAGGGTAGATCATCGTACCATCCTTGGATGCCACGGTTGAGAGAACGACTCTTCCGGTTCCTTGTGTGGCGGGTGTTGCGGAAGTCGTTATGTCTTCCTCAAAAAACCCGACCCAGACATAGGTGTTGTTCGCGGTGGCGTAGGTTCGGGCATTTTGCAGGACACCAGAGATATCGGCGGCTGCTTTGGTGATGTCACCGGATTTCTTTAAACCGATCAAGGCCGGCCCCAGGATGCCCATCATGACCAGGATAATGGCGATGACGGTCAGCAGTTCGATCAGTGTGAAGCCGCCTTGAGAGGGGGCACGCCTGTAAAGAGGGGTGCGGGTGCTTGGGGCGGCTTGAGTTAAAGGGTGCATACGGTCTCCATCATATCGCAATATATTACAATGTATTTACTCCATGACTACAATTAATCATGATTCGTCCATAATGCAAGTATTACTTTTTAACCACGAAAAGGGTGAAAAAAACGAACAAAGCGTTGGTCGCAAGCCGAGGGCCGAAAGTTGAATGCTTTCCTTAACTGCAGTTGGCAAACGGAAGGTATCACGGATATCCCATGACGTGCTTGTAGTAGGCAATCTCCTTTTTAAAATTCTCAGGCATGTCCAGAGGACCGTCGGGGGCCGGTAGCAAGGTAAAAGTGCAGAGTGATGATCCAGTGTTGAGCACCACCGGGAACAGTGTTTTGATTTCGATCCATGCCTCCCGGTTTTCCACGAGTGTGGGTGGAGGTGGGGGAGGGAGGGCGGGTTTGCCATTGGATCCCTGTGCGGGCCCGGGGCGACCCGACTGCGGCACAGGTCTGCTGAGACTTCCCACATAATGGTAACACAAGTGTGATTTATAGCTCACCGGATCCTTTTCCTTGAGTAACGCGGGTGTGATCCAGGCAAATGCGGGAAGATCGCCTGGCATGTCGAATTTGTCGTTCAGTGCTTCGTTGGAATTGTTTTGGAGCGGAAATACGTCGCCACTCGGATACTCCTTGAAAACAACCGGCAGGTTGGGTATCGTCCACTGCTCCGTGACGGGTCCCTTTGTCCAAGTAATGCGTATTCTCCTTACATTCTCGGACTGGCTCACTTCGATCTTTTGTGGTTTTCTTATGCTCGCAGGTGTTTGCGGAGGCTGGGCGGCCCCTGGATCCTGAGTGTTGTTTTGGGAACTGGGATAGGTGATCTCCACGATCCAGGCCGCATTGCCTTCCGGGAATTTCACCAGCGGATCGGCGTGAGCGGAAGTGTTGAAAAATGAGAACAAACCCAAGGCTAGGAGCAGAGTCGGCAAACAATGGCGGAATACAGTTTTTTTACAGGAGGATCGCAAAGGAACGCGATGAGCTGCCATTTTAAAAGCTGATAACACAAATGTGAGGCATATAAAAAGTTTGAAACTGA from Candidatus Methylacidiphilales bacterium encodes:
- a CDS encoding prepilin-type N-terminal cleavage/methylation domain-containing protein; the encoded protein is MHPLTQAAPSTRTPLYRRAPSQGGFTLIELLTVIAIILVMMGILGPALIGLKKSGDITKAAADISGVLQNARTYATANNTYVWVGFFEEDITTSATPATQGTGRVVLSTVASKDGTMIYPSNITTTTTLATSSLLQVGKLVKIDNMHLKKATAGNATFPIGSGTGVTLDTRPYVNTNGSPVWQIGDIDTGTGTTLAQFQYPLGGTTQYTFKTAIQFSPRGEARLNDITQSLQPILEIGLQPTHGTTVDANNKNVAAIQITGIAGNVKIYRR